A genomic segment from Myxococcota bacterium encodes:
- a CDS encoding MFS transporter has protein sequence MPRRPDPLASTLGRRAFFALLYFTEGAPIGYVWWALPTRLRDAGVAIDDVTKLSALLTLPWAFKFLWAPLVDALRPRRAGLRAWISGAQLAMGATLLPIAGLDPVAGYDLLLVALLAHAFAAATQDVAIDALAVASTPARERGATTAWMQLGMLAGRAAFGGLALAAEAVVGAREVVLALVAVVWASSAFVWLAREAPSAVGGSARERFGRFARGLLEVLRRPVTWLGLAIAVVAGAAMEAAGTVAGPLLIDRGLDKTDVGAFFAGPGVLCMAIGALVGGRLSDGPRDRAHALAAAIGVLALGVAALAAAATQGAGVPRALLLPTLGFVYLLFGIYTASAYALFMEITDPRLGGTQFSAYMGGINLCSVWSAWTVGALAARFDYPLALGAMAALSLAALPLVALVRRLGPPRDAFTPP, from the coding sequence GTGCCGCGGCGCCCCGACCCGCTCGCCAGCACGCTCGGCCGTCGCGCGTTCTTCGCGCTGCTCTACTTCACCGAGGGCGCGCCGATCGGCTACGTGTGGTGGGCGCTGCCGACGCGGCTGCGCGACGCCGGCGTCGCGATCGACGACGTCACGAAGCTGTCCGCGCTGCTCACGCTGCCGTGGGCCTTCAAGTTCCTGTGGGCGCCGCTCGTCGACGCGCTGCGACCGCGGCGCGCGGGGCTGCGCGCGTGGATCTCGGGCGCGCAGCTCGCGATGGGTGCGACGCTGCTCCCGATCGCCGGCCTCGACCCCGTCGCCGGCTACGACCTGCTGCTCGTCGCGCTGCTCGCGCACGCGTTCGCGGCGGCCACGCAGGACGTCGCGATCGACGCGCTCGCCGTCGCCTCGACGCCGGCCCGCGAGCGCGGCGCGACCACGGCCTGGATGCAGCTCGGCATGCTCGCCGGGCGCGCCGCGTTCGGCGGCCTCGCGCTCGCCGCCGAGGCGGTGGTCGGCGCGCGCGAGGTCGTGCTCGCGCTCGTCGCGGTGGTGTGGGCGTCGAGCGCGTTCGTGTGGCTCGCGCGCGAAGCGCCGAGCGCGGTCGGCGGGAGCGCGCGCGAGCGCTTCGGTCGCTTCGCGCGCGGGCTCCTCGAGGTGCTGCGGCGTCCCGTGACGTGGCTCGGCCTCGCGATCGCCGTCGTCGCGGGCGCCGCGATGGAGGCGGCGGGCACGGTCGCCGGCCCGCTGCTGATCGACCGCGGCCTCGACAAGACCGACGTCGGCGCCTTCTTCGCGGGCCCGGGCGTGCTGTGCATGGCGATCGGCGCGCTCGTCGGAGGCCGCCTGTCGGACGGCCCGCGCGATCGCGCGCACGCGCTCGCCGCGGCGATCGGCGTGCTCGCGCTCGGCGTCGCGGCCCTCGCCGCCGCGGCGACGCAGGGCGCGGGCGTGCCGCGCGCGCTGCTGCTCCCGACGCTCGGCTTCGTGTACCTGCTGTTCGGGATCTACACCGCGAGCGCCTACGCGCTCTTCATGGAGATCACCGACCCGCGCCTCGGCGGCACGCAGTTCAGCGCGTACATGGGCGGCATCAACCTGTGCAGCGTGTGGTCGGCGTGGACGGTCGGCGCGCTCGCGGCGCGCTTCGACTACCCGCTCGCGCTCGGCGCGATGGCCGCCCTCTCGCTCGCCGCACTCCCGCTCGTCGCCCTCGTCCGGCGCCTCGGCCCGCCGCGCGACGCGTTCACACCCCCTTGA
- a CDS encoding GNAT family N-acetyltransferase yields the protein MKDLDLDDFQSKLVVRKIRLEDFDALVALEEKCFPGAQTWERAQVESQLATFPEGQICIEFDGEVVASSSSLIVDFGDYDAWHSWREIADSGFIRNHDPDGDTLYGIEIMVDPEFRGYRLSRRLYEARKQVAREHNLRRIIIGGRIPGYGDHADDMTAREYVERVIERSLYDPVLTAQLANGFALQGLIPDYLPSDVESRGYATYLEWRNLDYRPNPGRHLRSVWNQRIGLVQYFMRRIDSFEEFATQCRYYVDTAGDYLADFVLLPELFTTQLLSFLDERQPGFAARKLAAFTPQYLELMSDLAMKYNVNVIGGSQFVEEEDGLFNVSFLFRRDGTIDRQYKIHVTPNEARWWGVRGGDRVNVMDTDRGKIAVLVCYDIEFPELARIAVAQGANVLFVPFNTNDRLGYLRVRSCAQARAIENQCYVAIAGCAGNLPSVENADIHYSQCGIFTPSDVGFARDAIAAESTPNIETVLVHDVDVELLQRNRANGTVRPWTDRRKDLYSVHWTADDGTGRSV from the coding sequence GTGAAGGACCTCGATCTCGACGATTTCCAGTCGAAGCTCGTCGTGCGGAAGATCCGCCTCGAGGACTTCGACGCCCTCGTCGCGCTCGAGGAGAAGTGCTTTCCCGGCGCGCAGACGTGGGAGCGCGCGCAGGTCGAGAGCCAGCTCGCGACCTTCCCCGAAGGCCAGATCTGCATCGAGTTCGACGGCGAGGTCGTCGCGTCGTCGAGCAGCCTGATCGTCGACTTCGGCGACTACGATGCGTGGCACAGCTGGCGCGAGATCGCCGACTCGGGCTTCATCCGCAACCACGATCCGGACGGCGACACGCTGTACGGCATCGAGATCATGGTCGACCCCGAGTTCCGCGGATACCGGCTCTCGCGGCGCCTCTACGAGGCGCGCAAGCAGGTGGCGCGCGAGCACAACCTGCGGCGCATCATCATCGGCGGCCGCATCCCGGGCTACGGCGACCACGCCGACGACATGACCGCGCGCGAGTACGTCGAGCGCGTGATCGAGCGCAGCCTGTACGACCCGGTCCTCACCGCGCAGCTCGCGAACGGCTTCGCGCTCCAGGGGCTGATTCCCGACTACCTGCCGAGCGACGTCGAGTCGCGCGGCTACGCGACCTACCTCGAGTGGCGCAACCTCGACTACCGCCCGAACCCGGGCCGCCACCTGCGCTCGGTCTGGAACCAGCGCATCGGGCTCGTGCAGTACTTCATGCGGCGCATCGACTCGTTCGAGGAGTTCGCGACGCAGTGCCGCTACTACGTCGACACCGCGGGCGACTACCTCGCCGACTTCGTCCTCCTGCCCGAGCTCTTCACCACCCAGCTCCTCTCGTTCCTCGACGAGCGACAGCCGGGCTTCGCGGCGCGCAAGCTCGCCGCGTTCACGCCGCAGTACCTCGAGCTCATGTCCGACCTCGCGATGAAGTACAACGTGAACGTGATCGGCGGCTCGCAGTTCGTCGAGGAGGAGGACGGGCTCTTCAACGTCTCGTTCCTGTTCCGCCGCGACGGCACGATCGACCGGCAGTACAAGATCCACGTGACGCCGAACGAGGCGCGCTGGTGGGGCGTGCGCGGCGGCGACCGCGTGAACGTGATGGACACCGATCGCGGGAAGATCGCGGTGCTCGTCTGCTACGACATCGAGTTCCCGGAGCTCGCGCGCATCGCGGTCGCCCAGGGTGCGAACGTGCTGTTCGTCCCGTTCAACACCAACGACCGGCTCGGCTACCTGCGCGTGCGAAGCTGTGCGCAGGCGCGCGCGATCGAGAACCAGTGCTACGTGGCCATCGCGGGCTGCGCGGGCAACCTGCCCTCGGTCGAGAACGCGGACATCCACTACTCGCAGTGCGGCATCTTCACGCCGTCCGACGTCGGCTTCGCGCGCGACGCGATCGCCGCCGAGAGCACGCCCAACATCGAGACGGTGCTCGTGCACGACGTCGACGTCGAGCTGCTCCAGCGCAACCGCGCGAACGGCACGGTCCGCCCCTGGACCGACCGCCGCAAGGATCTCTACTCCGTCCACTGGACGGCCGACGACGGGACGGGACGCTCGGTCTAG
- a CDS encoding response regulator transcription factor, which produces MKILSCEDHDLLRDGLQHVLADLPGTPELLEARNAAEARALLREAGDVALVLLDLGLPDVDGLDLLAELRAAHPATAVAVFSGSERPSDVRAALDRGAQGYIPKSASRSELLAALSKILDGEVFVPSGLRAAAEALASTHLTPRQRDVAELLVRGLTNREIGEQLGIHLGTVKKNVEAILVALDVTNRTEAVLVLVERGIVAPPRAGS; this is translated from the coding sequence GTGAAGATCCTCTCGTGCGAAGACCACGATCTCCTGCGCGACGGCCTGCAGCACGTGCTGGCCGACCTGCCCGGGACGCCGGAGCTGCTCGAGGCGAGGAACGCGGCCGAGGCGCGCGCGCTGCTGCGCGAGGCGGGCGACGTCGCGCTCGTGCTGCTCGACCTCGGGCTCCCGGACGTCGATGGTCTCGACCTGCTCGCCGAGCTGCGCGCCGCGCATCCGGCGACCGCCGTCGCCGTCTTCTCCGGCTCCGAGCGCCCGAGCGACGTGCGCGCCGCGCTCGACCGCGGCGCGCAGGGCTACATCCCGAAGTCGGCGAGCCGCTCGGAGCTGCTCGCCGCGCTCTCGAAGATCCTCGATGGCGAGGTGTTCGTGCCGAGCGGCCTGCGCGCGGCGGCGGAGGCGCTCGCGTCGACGCACCTCACGCCGCGGCAGCGCGACGTGGCGGAGCTGCTCGTGCGCGGCCTGACGAACCGCGAGATCGGCGAGCAGCTCGGCATCCATCTCGGCACCGTGAAGAAGAACGTCGAGGCGATCCTCGTCGCGCTCGACGTCACGAACCGCACCGAGGCGGTGCTCGTGCTGGTCGAGCGCGGGATCGTGGCGCCGCCGCGCGCGGGAAGCTAG
- a CDS encoding carboxylesterase family protein, with the protein MSTEPVATTAQGSFRGIRATFGERVVHRFRGIPYAAPPVGALRFAPPAPPPAARGAAPFDATRYGAAPPQRATPLTELLGMTPLVATSEDCLTLNVDAPQDADGPRPVLFWLHGGAYQTGTGAAATYDGLRLAARANAVVVTCNYRVGALGFAYLDASGPPGAPRCANLGLLDQVAALEWVRAHVGAFGGDASRVTVVGESAGAGSIHALLAMPRARGLFAGAIAQSGAPDGFLLPQEARERTARLLDVLGVDARALAHAPADALLDAQEEVATERLWRTGMFFAPVVDGDVLPESPLEAAHAGRLAPVPLVVGTTRDELQLYKYGAPRIDIPADAVANALAGQLPGRACGDRARAQRLVDVFRAGRAARGESTDGLDLVYAIQADLAMRTPAARIAALHAARGHAAYAYRFTWASPLQDGALGACHALDCPFVFGTLDAAPALVGDAPSARAVSDAMIDAWGRFAHGGAPACDAPGLGDWPRYDARERATMEIGDPWRVVRAPAEEERLAIEALLDAA; encoded by the coding sequence ATGAGCACGGAGCCCGTCGCGACGACGGCGCAGGGGAGCTTCCGCGGCATCCGCGCGACGTTCGGCGAGCGCGTCGTGCATCGCTTCCGCGGGATTCCGTACGCCGCGCCGCCCGTCGGCGCGCTCCGCTTCGCGCCGCCCGCGCCGCCGCCTGCCGCACGCGGCGCCGCCCCGTTCGACGCGACGCGCTACGGCGCGGCGCCGCCGCAGCGTGCGACGCCGCTCACCGAGCTGCTCGGCATGACGCCGCTCGTCGCGACCTCCGAGGATTGCCTCACGCTGAACGTCGATGCGCCGCAGGACGCCGACGGGCCGCGGCCCGTCCTCTTCTGGCTGCACGGCGGCGCCTATCAGACCGGCACGGGCGCGGCCGCGACGTACGACGGCCTGCGGCTCGCGGCGCGCGCGAACGCCGTGGTCGTGACGTGCAACTACCGGGTCGGCGCGCTCGGCTTCGCCTACCTCGATGCGAGCGGGCCGCCCGGCGCGCCGCGCTGCGCGAACCTCGGCCTGCTCGACCAGGTCGCGGCGCTCGAGTGGGTGCGCGCGCACGTCGGCGCGTTCGGCGGCGACGCCTCGCGCGTGACCGTCGTCGGCGAGTCGGCGGGCGCGGGGAGCATCCACGCCCTGCTCGCGATGCCGCGCGCGCGCGGCCTGTTCGCGGGCGCGATCGCACAGAGCGGCGCTCCGGACGGCTTCCTCCTGCCGCAGGAGGCTCGCGAGCGCACGGCGCGCCTGCTCGACGTGCTGGGCGTCGACGCGCGCGCGCTTGCGCACGCGCCGGCCGATGCGCTGCTCGACGCGCAGGAGGAGGTCGCGACCGAGCGGCTCTGGCGAACGGGCATGTTCTTCGCGCCCGTCGTCGACGGCGACGTGCTCCCCGAGTCCCCGCTCGAGGCTGCGCACGCGGGGCGCCTCGCACCCGTTCCGCTCGTCGTCGGGACGACGCGCGACGAGCTCCAGCTCTACAAGTACGGCGCGCCCCGCATCGACATCCCGGCGGACGCCGTCGCGAACGCGCTCGCCGGCCAGCTGCCCGGCCGCGCGTGCGGCGACCGCGCGCGCGCGCAGCGGCTCGTCGACGTGTTCCGCGCCGGGCGCGCGGCGCGCGGCGAGAGCACGGACGGGCTCGACCTCGTCTACGCGATCCAGGCCGATCTCGCGATGCGCACGCCGGCCGCGCGCATCGCCGCGCTGCACGCCGCGCGCGGCCACGCGGCCTACGCGTACCGCTTCACGTGGGCCTCGCCGCTGCAGGACGGCGCCCTCGGCGCGTGCCACGCGCTCGACTGTCCGTTCGTCTTCGGCACGCTCGACGCGGCGCCCGCGCTCGTCGGCGACGCGCCGTCCGCGCGCGCCGTGTCCGACGCGATGATCGACGCGTGGGGGCGCTTCGCGCACGGGGGCGCGCCCGCGTGCGATGCGCCGGGCCTCGGCGACTGGCCGCGCTACGACGCGCGCGAGCGCGCGACGATGGAGATCGGCGACCCCTGGCGCGTCGTGCGCGCACCGGCCGAGGAGGAACGGCTCGCGATCGAGGCGCTGCTCGACGCCGCGTGA
- a CDS encoding hybrid sensor histidine kinase/response regulator → MLVAPLEATADGRPVRGALALAPPRSGEDFEDEDAALVALVAARAAAAAASVEERGLLSRTRARNVALGEEKARAERESAEKTRLLAAASHDARQPLQALRLFLGALEASAAEPSQRELARKAQLATLSLQQSLDALLDEARLEAGVLAPRVEAVALASAFAELEATFAPLARAKGLALEVEPSDALVESDPALLRSILQNLAANAVRYTDAGRVRIAARAVDDEPGAARAGGAGDPRVEIEVADTGRGIDGEELRDVFDAWQRGESARGDAAGLGLGLSIVARLAAALGHDVEVDSSPGEGTRFRVRVPRARGAPLADGPGARIAASARADASEGARALVLVVDDDAAAREALAAMLGHWSCDVAAAATARELIEAHSSRAPAVALLDHALAHGTGFDALAELEAAFGPLPAALVTADAGPDVAARAAERGLPLLRKPVLPVQLRAVLASLLDGR, encoded by the coding sequence GTGCTCGTCGCGCCGCTCGAGGCGACGGCCGACGGCCGCCCCGTGCGCGGCGCGCTCGCGCTCGCGCCGCCGCGCTCGGGCGAGGACTTCGAGGACGAGGACGCCGCGCTCGTCGCCCTCGTCGCCGCGCGCGCGGCGGCCGCCGCGGCGTCGGTCGAGGAGCGCGGCCTGCTCTCGCGCACGCGCGCGCGCAACGTCGCGCTCGGCGAGGAGAAGGCGCGCGCCGAGCGCGAGAGCGCGGAGAAGACGCGGCTGCTCGCGGCCGCGAGCCACGATGCGCGTCAGCCGCTGCAGGCGCTGCGCCTCTTCCTCGGCGCGCTCGAGGCCTCTGCCGCCGAGCCGTCGCAGCGCGAGCTCGCGCGCAAGGCGCAGCTCGCGACGCTCTCGCTGCAGCAGTCGCTCGACGCACTGCTCGACGAGGCGCGGCTCGAGGCGGGCGTGCTCGCGCCGCGCGTCGAGGCGGTCGCGCTCGCGAGCGCGTTCGCCGAGCTCGAGGCGACGTTCGCGCCGCTCGCGCGCGCGAAGGGCCTCGCGCTCGAGGTCGAGCCGAGCGATGCGCTCGTCGAGAGCGACCCGGCGCTCCTGCGCTCGATCCTGCAGAACCTCGCGGCCAACGCGGTCCGCTACACGGACGCGGGGCGCGTGCGCATCGCGGCGCGCGCGGTGGACGACGAGCCCGGCGCCGCGCGCGCGGGCGGCGCGGGCGACCCGCGCGTCGAGATCGAGGTCGCGGACACCGGGCGCGGCATCGACGGTGAGGAGCTGCGCGACGTCTTCGACGCGTGGCAGCGCGGCGAGAGCGCGCGCGGCGATGCGGCGGGTCTCGGCCTCGGGCTCTCGATCGTCGCGCGCCTCGCGGCCGCGCTCGGCCACGACGTCGAGGTCGATTCGTCGCCGGGGGAGGGCACGCGCTTCCGCGTGCGCGTGCCGCGCGCGCGCGGCGCGCCGCTCGCGGACGGGCCCGGGGCGCGCATCGCCGCGAGTGCGAGGGCGGACGCGAGCGAGGGCGCGCGCGCCCTCGTCCTCGTGGTCGACGACGACGCGGCCGCGCGCGAGGCCCTCGCGGCGATGCTCGGCCACTGGTCGTGCGACGTCGCCGCGGCCGCGACCGCGCGCGAGCTGATCGAGGCGCATTCGTCGCGCGCGCCGGCCGTCGCGCTCCTCGACCACGCGCTCGCGCACGGCACCGGCTTCGACGCGCTCGCGGAGCTCGAGGCGGCGTTCGGGCCGCTGCCGGCCGCGCTCGTGACGGCCGACGCCGGGCCGGACGTCGCCGCGCGCGCGGCGGAGCGCGGCCTCCCGCTGCTGCGCAAGCCCGTGCTGCCCGTGCAGCTGCGCGCGGTGCTCGCGAGCCTCCTGGACGGACGTTAG
- a CDS encoding amidohydrolase family protein, with protein MSVGAGETRAARLRTELGHPVIDADGHVIETPPVFMPFFEDYVRDIAGGDMVKRFRAVGGMDFDDMVLRPWSGLSWKERRAAWATRPSWWSLPAANSLDRATSHLPKLLYERLDDFGIDFAVLYGSRTLTTTAIRDAEVRQVACRALNAFNADAYAPYASRMTPAAQIPTHTPEEAIAELEHAVGGLGMKAIMINGLVHRPIGGEAAAHDPRLPNWGSGSGERIDALGIDAEYDYDPFWRRCVELRVAPASHTPGMGWGSRRSVSSYMANHLGSFAASAEAVCRSLFMGGVTHRFPELAFGLLEGGVGWACILFADIVSHWEKRNKEAIHHLDPKRMDVDAIVRLFDEYADAHFHAGVPGLAESLAKLEPEPPFLDEWEACGIERREDLAARFVPHFYFGCEADDPTVAWAFRAASNPMGARLRAMFSSDMGHWDVPDMSEILCEAFELVEHGHLGPDDFRDFVFANPVRFYTRVNPDFFRGTRVEAEAARVVAAERAPA; from the coding sequence GTGAGCGTCGGCGCCGGCGAGACGCGCGCCGCGCGGCTGCGCACCGAGCTCGGACACCCCGTGATCGACGCCGACGGGCACGTGATCGAGACGCCTCCCGTCTTCATGCCGTTCTTCGAGGACTACGTCCGCGACATCGCGGGCGGCGACATGGTGAAGCGCTTCCGCGCCGTCGGCGGGATGGACTTCGACGACATGGTGCTGCGGCCGTGGAGCGGCCTCTCGTGGAAGGAGCGCCGCGCCGCCTGGGCGACGCGCCCGTCGTGGTGGTCGCTGCCCGCCGCGAACTCGCTCGACCGCGCGACGAGCCACCTCCCGAAGCTCCTCTACGAGCGGCTCGACGACTTCGGCATCGACTTCGCCGTGCTCTACGGGAGCCGCACGCTCACGACGACCGCGATCCGCGACGCCGAGGTGAGGCAGGTCGCGTGCCGCGCGCTGAACGCGTTCAACGCGGACGCCTACGCGCCGTACGCGAGCCGCATGACGCCGGCCGCGCAGATCCCGACGCACACGCCGGAGGAGGCGATCGCCGAGCTCGAGCACGCCGTGGGCGGGCTCGGGATGAAGGCGATCATGATCAACGGGCTCGTGCACCGGCCGATCGGCGGCGAGGCGGCCGCGCACGACCCGCGTCTGCCGAACTGGGGCTCGGGGAGCGGCGAGCGCATCGATGCGCTCGGCATCGACGCCGAGTACGACTACGACCCGTTCTGGCGTCGCTGCGTCGAGCTGCGCGTCGCGCCCGCGTCGCACACGCCGGGCATGGGCTGGGGAAGTCGCCGCTCGGTGTCGAGCTACATGGCGAACCACCTCGGCTCGTTCGCCGCGAGTGCCGAGGCGGTGTGCCGCTCGCTCTTCATGGGCGGCGTGACGCATCGCTTCCCCGAGCTCGCGTTCGGGCTGCTCGAGGGCGGCGTCGGATGGGCGTGCATCCTGTTCGCCGACATCGTCTCGCACTGGGAGAAGCGCAACAAGGAGGCCATCCACCACCTCGACCCGAAGCGCATGGACGTCGACGCCATCGTGCGGCTCTTCGACGAGTACGCGGATGCGCACTTCCACGCGGGCGTGCCCGGGCTCGCCGAGAGCCTCGCGAAGCTCGAGCCCGAGCCGCCCTTCCTCGACGAGTGGGAGGCCTGCGGCATCGAGCGGCGCGAGGATCTCGCCGCGCGCTTCGTGCCGCACTTCTACTTCGGCTGCGAGGCGGACGACCCGACCGTCGCCTGGGCGTTCCGCGCGGCCTCGAACCCGATGGGCGCGCGGCTGCGCGCGATGTTCAGCTCGGACATGGGGCACTGGGACGTCCCCGACATGAGCGAGATCCTCTGCGAGGCCTTCGAGCTCGTCGAGCACGGGCACCTCGGGCCCGACGACTTCCGGGACTTCGTGTTCGCGAACCCCGTGCGCTTCTACACGCGCGTGAACCCCGACTTCTTCCGCGGCACGCGCGTCGAGGCCGAGGCTGCGCGCGTCGTCGCCGCGGAGCGGGCGCCGGCCTAG
- a CDS encoding SDR family NAD(P)-dependent oxidoreductase encodes MQPLSGRVAVVTGASRGIGKGCAIELGAAGATVYVTGRSVREGDAPLPGTVGATAAAVDEAGGRGIAVACDHRDDAQTEALFERVEREQGRLDVLVNSAYVVPRELTAGRPFWETPLSNWDDMVGVGTRGAYVATHCAARRMVRARDGLVANVSSSGAAEYAWHVAYGVGKCALDRLTADAAHELRAHGVAVVSLWPGLVMTERMEGAAKRLPTLDFTTAESQRFTGRAIVALAADPGRLRWSGRAVASRELADVYGFTDVDGRLPAGPLHDRPGGAH; translated from the coding sequence ATGCAGCCCCTCTCCGGAAGGGTCGCCGTCGTCACCGGCGCGAGCCGCGGCATCGGCAAGGGCTGTGCGATCGAGCTCGGCGCCGCGGGCGCGACGGTCTACGTCACCGGCCGCAGCGTGCGCGAGGGCGATGCGCCGCTCCCGGGCACCGTCGGCGCGACGGCGGCCGCGGTCGACGAGGCGGGAGGGCGCGGCATCGCCGTCGCGTGCGACCACCGCGACGACGCGCAGACCGAGGCGCTCTTCGAGCGCGTCGAGCGCGAGCAGGGCCGCCTCGACGTGCTCGTGAACAGCGCCTACGTCGTGCCGCGCGAGCTCACCGCGGGACGGCCGTTCTGGGAGACGCCGCTCTCGAACTGGGACGACATGGTCGGCGTCGGCACGCGCGGCGCCTACGTCGCGACGCACTGTGCGGCGCGGCGCATGGTGCGCGCGCGCGACGGCCTCGTCGCGAACGTCTCGAGCTCGGGCGCCGCCGAGTACGCCTGGCACGTCGCCTACGGCGTCGGGAAGTGCGCGCTCGATCGCCTGACGGCGGACGCCGCGCACGAGCTCCGCGCGCACGGCGTCGCCGTCGTCTCGCTCTGGCCCGGGCTCGTGATGACCGAGCGCATGGAGGGCGCGGCGAAGCGGCTCCCCACGCTCGACTTCACGACGGCCGAGTCGCAGCGCTTCACCGGCCGCGCGATCGTCGCGCTCGCTGCCGACCCCGGTCGCCTGCGCTGGAGCGGACGGGCGGTCGCCTCGCGCGAGCTCGCCGACGTCTACGGCTTCACCGACGTCGACGGCCGCCTGCCCGCGGGCCCGCTGCACGACCGCCCGGGCGGCGCGCACTAG
- a CDS encoding AAA family ATPase has translation MIEALRRPEAYPHPVREPVEVLETHASWIALAGDRAYKLKKPVDLGFLDFSTLERRLHFCREELRLNRRLAPAMYEAVVPVLGPPERARIGKPGEPGAPGEPGETADAIEYAVRMRRFPQDRLLSEVARRGELAGGAVDALAARVARFHAEVEVAPAGSRFGTPEAVWSAVDDTLALLCGHPHAPRMQERLSALRAWCEAERARLAPVFAERLAQGFVRECHGDMHLGNMILEGDEVVVFDGIEFAPELRWIDTASEIAFTEMDLLRRDQRALAHRFVNAWCEASGDYGALRVLPFYATYRALVRAKVDEIRRDQSARGAGEAGDAGAVRELERDFAGYVALAEALAAPRAPTLAITYGLSGSGKTTGTTPLVEERGAVRVRSDVERKRLHGLDALARTGAAPGSGIYGADASARTYARLRELAGVALAAGRDAIVDATFLARAERAPFRALARELGVPFEILVFEADEAVLRARVAARAERADDASEATVDVLEAQIARAEPPRADEADRVTRVAPAPRR, from the coding sequence ATGATCGAGGCGCTGCGGCGTCCGGAGGCCTACCCGCATCCGGTGCGCGAGCCCGTCGAGGTGCTCGAGACGCACGCGTCGTGGATCGCGCTCGCGGGCGATCGCGCGTACAAGCTCAAGAAGCCCGTCGACCTCGGCTTCCTCGACTTCTCGACGCTCGAGCGCCGCCTGCACTTCTGCCGCGAGGAGCTGCGCTTGAACCGCCGGCTCGCGCCCGCGATGTACGAGGCGGTCGTGCCCGTCCTCGGGCCGCCCGAGCGCGCGCGCATCGGCAAACCGGGCGAACCGGGCGCACCGGGCGAACCGGGCGAGACGGCGGACGCGATCGAGTACGCGGTGCGGATGCGCCGCTTTCCGCAGGACCGGCTGCTGTCCGAGGTCGCGCGCCGCGGCGAGCTCGCGGGCGGGGCGGTCGACGCGCTCGCGGCGCGCGTCGCGCGCTTCCACGCCGAGGTCGAGGTCGCGCCCGCGGGCTCGCGGTTCGGCACGCCCGAAGCGGTGTGGAGCGCCGTCGACGACACGCTCGCCCTGCTGTGCGGGCACCCGCACGCGCCGCGCATGCAGGAGCGGCTCTCGGCGCTGCGCGCGTGGTGCGAGGCCGAGCGCGCGCGGCTCGCGCCGGTGTTCGCGGAGCGGCTCGCGCAGGGCTTCGTGCGCGAGTGCCACGGCGACATGCACCTCGGCAACATGATCCTCGAGGGCGACGAGGTCGTCGTCTTCGACGGCATCGAGTTCGCGCCCGAGCTGCGCTGGATCGACACGGCGAGCGAGATCGCGTTCACGGAGATGGACCTGCTGCGCCGCGACCAGCGCGCGCTCGCGCACCGCTTCGTGAACGCGTGGTGCGAGGCGAGCGGCGACTACGGCGCGCTGCGCGTGCTGCCCTTCTACGCCACGTACCGCGCGCTCGTGCGCGCGAAGGTCGACGAGATCCGGCGCGACCAGAGTGCGCGCGGAGCGGGCGAGGCCGGCGACGCAGGGGCGGTGCGCGAGCTCGAGCGCGACTTCGCGGGCTACGTCGCACTCGCCGAGGCGCTCGCCGCGCCGCGCGCGCCGACGCTCGCCATCACGTACGGGCTCTCGGGGAGCGGCAAGACCACGGGCACGACGCCGCTCGTCGAGGAGCGCGGCGCGGTGCGCGTGCGCTCCGACGTCGAGCGCAAGCGCCTCCACGGGCTCGACGCGCTCGCGCGCACGGGCGCCGCGCCGGGCTCCGGCATCTACGGCGCCGACGCCAGCGCGCGCACCTACGCGCGGCTGCGCGAGCTCGCCGGCGTCGCGCTCGCGGCGGGTCGCGACGCGATCGTCGACGCGACGTTCCTCGCGCGCGCCGAGCGCGCTCCGTTCCGGGCGCTCGCCCGCGAGCTCGGCGTCCCGTTCGAGATCCTCGTGTTCGAAGCGGACGAGGCGGTGCTGCGCGCGCGCGTCGCCGCGCGCGCCGAGCGCGCGGACGACGCCTCCGAGGCGACGGTCGACGTGCTCGAGGCGCAGATCGCGCGCGCCGAGCCACCTCGCGCGGACGAAGCCGATCGCGTCACGCGCGTCGCGCCGGCTCCCCGTCGCTAG
- a CDS encoding hemerythrin domain-containing protein — MTPNELRERILSDHAQLRRALADLEELSHAALDRGATGREELRRAGEHFLFQLEEHMRHEDDQLVPLLRTIDAWGPERAHLVEEDHRAQRAQMRVYLDALRRRDAPRAELADLLLEIASWLRRDMDDEEEVTLRPDVLRDDVVGIDVEAG, encoded by the coding sequence ATGACGCCGAACGAGCTCCGCGAACGCATCCTCTCGGACCACGCCCAGCTGCGGCGCGCTCTCGCCGACCTCGAGGAACTGTCGCACGCCGCGCTCGATCGCGGTGCCACCGGTCGCGAGGAGCTGCGGCGCGCCGGCGAGCACTTCCTGTTCCAGCTCGAGGAGCACATGCGGCACGAGGACGACCAGCTCGTGCCGCTCCTGCGCACGATCGACGCCTGGGGCCCCGAGCGCGCGCACCTCGTCGAGGAGGACCACCGCGCCCAGCGCGCGCAGATGCGCGTCTATCTCGACGCCCTCCGCCGCCGCGACGCGCCGCGCGCCGAGCTCGCCGACCTGCTGCTCGAGATCGCGTCCTGGCTGCGGCGCGACATGGACGACGAGGAGGAGGTCACGCTCCGCCCCGACGTGCTGCGCGACGACGTGGTGGGCATCGACGTCGAGGCGGGCTGA